The sequence AAATCAGCCTGCTCTGCTGCTCACTCTGCATCTTGGGGGAATTTCATTTCAGTTTCACCACGTGGCGCAATCTCCCACCATCTTAGCCAAACGGCTTCTTTTGAATTTCAAATCCTCCTTTGGGCGGGATTTTTCTGCTTCTCtgtctttcttatttttttataaccTTTTTTGGGTCTGACTTGTATAACTTTCTGCTTTTCTGTCTGCTGCTCTTGTTTTGGGCCTTACCAATAACACCACTCAATTTCGGGGCTATAACTAGCTCAAACaactatttcaaaaaaaaaaaaaacatctttattGTCTCTGATTCATAATGGACTCACAAAAATAAGctagtgttcgaatttttcttttaacttttgCTCATCATGTCCAAAAACAAAAACTTCTGCTCATCCACTTTTTTGTTGGTTGATTATTAATTAAAATGGGAAACTCTCTAGCAAaatgtaaataactaaatatccTTTCATCAAAAACAATTTAGCTTCAGCTCAAGCTAATTAGAGATGGAGAGTGCAAATATAAAGCTTatactccttttttttttttaaagtgcaTTTCTTTTGAGCACATAGAGACACTAAATAGGCAAACAATATTGAAAGTATTGATAGACCTAATTTCATAAATCTCATTCCATGATCAAAAGTGTGATTCGGGTTgtgtttcttttcattttttctatacataaattcaaattcaaaattttattaattaaattgtaCAATATTTATTGTCAATAATGACTAATTTTTTCAAGTTATATTAACTGGAGAGAAATGCTAAGAACCgtcagaatttattgttttttaccATCACTTAACTATCAACTTGATTTCTTTAGTCTAGTAATCCAATAACATACTTTTATCCCATACTTTAtgatgactaaaaataataaattttaatggcTTTCTAGCATTACTCTTACTTGAGAATATGGTCAGCTAGTATATTTACTCAATGGTAGTTAAAGAACTAACTTGAACTAGATTGATTTATGCATGTATGGTTAGGTTGTTAGAGTCAGTTAGAAACTTTGCGGATATAGCAAGTGATTAGTTACAAGTTAATTAACTGATAGTAGCATGTGTAATTGTGTATTAAGCTGATAGTACATTAGGTCCCGTGGTTAAAAATAAAGCTCTTTAGGAAACATGATGAGTGTATAGAATAGAACCCCTCTGATACTAACTTGTTGCAACCACAGTCTAACCAATGTGATGGAAAAGTGGGAACTTTTGTGTTAACAAATTTAAACCTATAAATTGAGAAAAGCAAGGAAGGTGATGAATGACTAATAAATACACAGTTTGAATTTGGTTAATGCTTGATTATGATTTATGAGATAGTCACCAATCTCAATCTCTGTATAAACACCCATAAAGggagaatgaaagaaaataaaagctagGACAAACAGCAACCTTTTCCAGCATCATCATCATGGTTATTAATAATTATGGTGGTTCCCCTGAGACTAGTACCATTGATATCATCAGCACCAGAAAGTGGTTTCTTGGCATTAATTTTGTATATCTCAGTTAGAATGGTGATAAAGCAAGTTTCAACATTCGTGGAATCAAGAGCTGATGTCTCCATGAAGAAGAGGTTCTCCCTGTGTGCAAAATCCTCTGNNNNNNNNNNNNNNNNNNNNNNNNNNNNNNNNNNNNNNNNNNNNNNNNNNNNNNNNNNNNNNNNNNNNNNNNNNNNNNNNNNNNNNNNNNNNNNNNNNNNNNNNNNNNNNNNNNNNNNNNNNNNNNNGTTTCCAATAAGCATCACAACAATGTTCTTGTCAGCGTGGTCCCTCAGTTCTTGTAACCACTTAGCCATGTGTTCGAACGATTGCCTCTTAGCCATGTCATAAACTATCATTGCTCCAAGAGCACCTCGATAGTATGCACTAGTAACTGCTCGGTACCTGAAATTTCAACGAGAATGCTAATTACAGAGTTCTCAACCAGAATTTTTCTTAGGATACTTGTATTTTAACACTACACTAGTTGAATTATCTTTACCGTTAAAGTTTTCTTGGATAGCTAAACAAATTTGCCcaaaggtttgataaaaataaGTTGTAGAATAAGGTTCAATCAACACAAACTTCCACAGCAATAAAAATATCAAGCAAGATAAAACTACTTATAAATATCAATTTAAGTACTAGACTAGACACTCATCTTACGATTCTACAGACTCTTATATCTATGGAATGTTCCATAAcaccattttcattttcattcaccTTCAACGATGTCGTCAACAATCTCACTCGTACTAAATGATACAAACTACTACTCTTAACTCCATAACATTACATAATCTCTATTTTTGTAAATGACTTCTTCAATCTGAGATGATTTTTCTTAAAAACTACAATATTCTTAGCAAGTAACAGAATAAATTACAACAAAAATGCTCTATACCAAAACACTTGTACCTCCATTTGTTATATGACTCTAACCCAACTTAGATAGCACTCATGCATAATTGATGGACACACTCATGCAGCTGCATAGTATTGTTAACCAAGAATCCCATTGCTTtgatgaaaacaaaaaaaaaaaattgttctctATAAACTATATATGCCCCCTCTCTTCTCAACATCTTCTTATTTGATACAAGTTATAATTCTAAACACATAAAAaggcaaataaaaaaaatgaaattgttaggagagaaagcaaaatgaaaaccTTTCTTGGCCAGCGGTATCCCATATCTGAGCCTTGATGGTCTTGGTATCAATGATGAGAGTTTTGGTCTGAAATTCAACACCAATTGTTGCTTTAGAATCGGCACTAAATTCATTCCTGGCGAAACGCGCAAGAAGTTGCGTTTTGCCAACAGAGGAGTCACCGATCAAAACCACCTTGAACACGTAATCAATCTTCGTCATCCTCAAACCCTATATATATATTCCTACGTACATCGCCTCATACGTATACCTATACCTATACCGCTACCTACGTATTCCACAATGTTAAACCTTTCTTCACATGATACCAACAACAAAGATGTTTGCGAGGGAAGAAGATCAAGCAAATTACTCTACACAAATAATTTCAAAAAACAAAGGAAGCCAAACATTTCCTTCTTTCTAACCTATTGCTCTCAATTTCTCAttcattattatctttaatttttcataTCAAGCTAAGCTATcgttgattttctttttttttttatcttattattatAGCTATATTTCGTATTAAAATATTacgttgattttttttatttagcttttAGTTTTTATTCACTTTTATATCATGCTGTCGTGAATCACATATATGCATGTATAaccaagaaaataaataataaataaattaaacaatatatatatatatatatatttttttttttaaggttaaaaaattttttggttttccTGGGTCCTCTTGTTAGAAATGGATTTCCACTATTATCTAGTATCCAACAGTTGGGGCCATAAGGTTATAAAGCCCAACATACACCAACCCACATGGGAGCCCTGTTTATTGGGCAGAATGGCAGATTGTCCACATAATATTAAATccactttttaaataaaaaacaaattccGCTTAAGgggttcaatttcaattttcaatcctGCATCTTATATATGCACTAACTTATTATTAGTGACAGATCTTTAAATAGAATTTTAATCTACAGTCGATTAATCTTTGGCCTGGTTGAGAATATCATAGACAAGAAAAAGGAATATTAGACCCTTTTAAATTAGTTTGCGGTTTAGTTATGCTGTTAATtcctataattttatcaaatttataattaaatttttatatttattttttttaattaggtttctacatttttttttattttcgaattaaaTCCTTGTttgtgtaaaaaatattagaattaacgAAATATTTTTTCGCAAATTGAAAGTACtcacaattaaaaaattaattaaaactttaattatatattttttgggaGAAATATTCTATTATTTCAACGTTTAAAGAGAGGGAAAAAAAAggggggaaaaaaaaaaaaaagaagaggatgGGGTAATTTTGGTAGTTTTCAtcgtttgaatttgatgtgaaGCAACAGAAAATATAAAACACAGAAGAAAACGGATCTGAAACTCACCAAATCCTTTtaccaatatttttttttctaatgtaTTAGTTTCTTATCTATACCTCTATGGTATTTTGCATTATGGATAAACCGATAAAGTGAATAATGTTATATGGAGTTATTAATATgatatataagttataatatatattaaaaataaattaaataatacacaTATTTTTACATAATATGTAGTTCAGTATATAAGTAGCCTTTTTGAGATAAGTTAAAAAGAACTTAATATAATTCTTTTACACTTCTCTCTtcaaccaagaaaaaaaaaaactacaaaataaaCCTCTCTAATTTATCTtcgaaaaaaatttcatttttctctcctataaaatgttaaaatgacacttttttcccttttattttataaatgtatattctcttctcttctaaCTTTTAGAAAACCTCTTCTTTAATACATTTTAAACTTTTTATGTTaattaatgttaactttatccattttttaaagaaaaataaattatttttggaaaaattatTCCAAAAGATCGTTaggaaaatttaattattaaaaaagtcctttaaaactaaaattattaagaaggactagatctttttataatatttaagaagaagaatcaaatctttttataaaGAGATAAATATATtcttaactattttttatttattttttataatctttAATATATGCTGTTTGATTCTCAACGctatataaatatgtatgaaTATTCACTTgggattaattagttaattaatttagaaaaaattACTCTAAAAGATCGTtagggatatttaattattaaaaagtatctttaatattaaaattattaacaaCGACTAAATCTTtttataaaaagacaaatatatttttaattatttttttattttttattttttacgttgtgctgactctcgtactttaaacgacgctatcctgaggaggacacctaagggaggagaatatatatttataaaatagaaaagaaaggagTGTCATTTTAGTATCTCGTAAAGGAGGGGAGTAAAATTTTCTCTTATCTTTATTaagataataacaaaaaatatacttttttttttcttgatttattctttttcttaatttctttcttCGGATCCTCATCTAAACAAACTACTATCAGGGTCGTTGTAAATGTCCACTCTAAGATCTTATCATTAAGGTTTTCTCTCTAGGATAAAATATTAAGTATATTATGCCACTTGCATTATGTAAAATCCACATTTTAAATTGACTCTGACTTAACATTGAAATTGATTTGCaaacagtttcatcaataattgTTATTCGTTTTAATCCAAATCAACTCAATTAGATGTCATCCTTTATAATTAATAATTTCCACGTggaattattatttaaaattataaaaaaattaaaagttatgttaaaaaaaaatgtaGATCATAAATAGAAGGCTactaaatttaacataaaacttATACTAGACAATAATAGCCAAACCAAATTATAACTTATAAAGttttatcaaaaaaatatatatcttatAAAGTGAAAATTATGATTGCTGCTAAAAAAGAATGGCACCCTTTTAAAGGGAGGCTCTTTGGGTATTATAATTGCGTAACATGACTAAATACTTAATTAAAAAATGAAATCTTCTTGTATATTTTGAGAGCAaatgaatattttattttgtcaGTTTTAATCTAATTAGAATTTAAGATTTTAGAATGTAGAGTTTTAagtttaagatttaaaaattattttattaatattttaaaatttaaactaaacACAATAATAAATCACAATTAATTGATGAAAGCAAGATCAGTTATATGAATTACTCCGAAGACATGTaagattttttcttaaaaaatgctGAAATGATCAGATGAAGTtaaatatttaaaagataaaaggataaataggtccctgaccttttgtcctgCGGATATTTTTGTCCTtaatcattgaaaaatacttttaagttcctgaccttcacaaaacttggacggatcagtccctctatccaaatgcctccgtcagggactaatccgtccaaatacctccgtcagggactgatccgtccaaattttgtgaaggtcagagatttaaaaatatttttcaatggtcagagacAAAAATATCTGCGAGACAAAAGATCAAagacctatttgtcattttctctacTTAAAATACTTTTTAGAGTTCGGACATGTTTCATTGGATTTAAAtatttattcgtatctgactttCTATTTTGGGGTGGTGGTTTGGGTTATGCTATGGGCGCATGTGTTAAAATTGTCTATTCAAGTCACACCATCCAAAGTCAAGTCATTTCCACAATACAATGGGCGTTTATAATTAGGAAAATTTTGCAATTAAAAAGTGTTAATTAACAAGTAATATAAATACGTGTCACATTTGCAAACCACTCGTAATAATTGTACTTGCATGGATCATATTAAAATTGCAAATTGCAAGCAAATTGCAGTACAAAGCAAATGGCCGCCATAATAGAATGCAGTACAAGTAATGAAgtaaccaataataataataaaaccaaATGTGACATAGTTGGAATTGTTCGCCATCATCAATTAACTATTATGACACCATTCACAAACACAGCAAAATGCAATGTTTCTACTTTGGAGAAGTGACATGGCCAAAATCTATTGTTTTTATATTCACTCTAGTGTGCTAGGCTCGTGGAACCCACGGGacaaaaagacaaaaacataTGTTAAGTAATATCATGTCGTATAATAAGTTAATTActttaattaaatttcaaaaccaTACAATGGGTGCTCAGTCAATTCtagataaaattaatttaattaattaattccctCTCAAAAtgtacaaaataataaaaaaaaattaattattctatcgatttctataattttattgaatttttaattagatttctatatttttttttctttttgattgagTCTCTCTATTGtattaaattttgtaattaagtcattATTATAACAAAAACgttaaaattaacagaatattccgtTAAACAAAACAAATATGCCTAATATTTGATTAAATATTCTGTATAGTTAAACATaatattctgttaattctaaGGTTATTTTACGATAAAGACTTagttacaaaatctgatatagtataaaaatctaatttaaaaaaaaattataaaaatttaattaaaaatttgataaaattataaaagttCACNNNNNNNNNNNNNNNNNNNNNNNNNNNNNNNNNNNNNNNNNNNNNNNNNNNNNNNNNNNNNNNNNNNNNNNNNNNNNNNNNNNNNNNNNNNNNNNNNNNNNNNNNNNNNNNNNNNNNNNNNNNNNNNNNNNNNNNNNNNNNNNNNNNNNNNNNNNNNNNNNNNNNNNNNNNNNNNNNNNNNNNNNNNNNNNNNNNNNNNNNNNNNNNNNNNNNNNNNNNNNNNNNNNNNNNNNNNNNNNNNNNNNNNNNNNNNNNNNNNNNNNNNNNNNNNNNNNNNNNNNNNNNNNNNNNNNNNNNNNNNNNNNNNNNNNNNNNNNNNNNNNNNNNNNNNNNNCAccgaataattaaacctaaaaaaaaattggatacaCTAGCTACTACGAAAATAGCTAGACTTTGGTagctatatataatattttttttatgagttATTACTTATTACTCCATTTAGATAtagatatattaattaatttgtttCCTGCAATGCAGACAAGTATCGCCTTGTTAGTCATTTGCTGATTTAATTAGCTTCCCAATATTACCTACTTAAGCAGCACATACAAAACCTAGACAGAAGAAACTTTTTGGTGCTAATATATGTACATATCCTTAATTATCCACACATCTGATCTCTTTATAATTACGTTATTATTAATTACAACTTGATTCAAATGCACAAaatgtttttgttatttttcacttTCTATAATAATGTAATTTCCGATCCTTAATTAGTCATGGAATGTCATCATCAGCCAAAAGTTGGAGAGATGGATTGTTTGATTTAAGGTGCACGAGCTTCACAGTTCACCATCAACTTGCATATATTCAGACACGTAATAATTAACTACGACAGCTTCTAATAaagtcttcttcttcctttttttttttccaacttTGATGTAATGGTAACCACTCATTATCCAAGAGGGACCTAGAGTAAA is a genomic window of Arachis ipaensis cultivar K30076 chromosome B06, Araip1.1, whole genome shotgun sequence containing:
- the LOC107646270 gene encoding ras-related protein RABA4d, giving the protein MTKIDYVFKVVLIGDSSVGKTQLLARFARNEFSADSKATIGVEFQTKTLIIDTKTIKAQIWDTAGQERYRAVTSAYYRGALGAMIVYDMAKRQSFEHMAKWLQELRDHADKNIVVMLIGKDFAHRENLFFMETSALDSTNVETCFITILTEIYKINAKKPLSGADDINGTSLRGTTIIINNHDDDAGKGCCLS